One genomic window of Meles meles chromosome 15, mMelMel3.1 paternal haplotype, whole genome shotgun sequence includes the following:
- the IL36G gene encoding interleukin-36 gamma, giving the protein MTCIRGIPISGEPLTAVNQPHTGEVSDLNQQVWVLQGQTIVTVPRSNSVTPVTVTVVPCKYPESLEQGRGVPIYLGIENPEMCLSCEDIEGQPTLQLKEEKILRLYNEVEPVDPFLFYRFEIGSTSTFESVAFPGWFIASSDRGHPIFLTSHQGENNVNFNLSINA; this is encoded by the exons ATGACATGCATTCGAGGAATCCCTATTTCTGGAGAACCCTTAACAGCAG TGAATCAACCTCATACTGGGGAGGTGTCCGACTTGAATCAGCAGGTGTGGGTCCTTCAGGGTCAGACCATTGTGACAGTTCCACGGAGTAACAGTGTGACCCCAG TCACTGTCACTGTTGTCCCATGCAAGTACCCAGAATCGCTCGAGCAAGGCAGAGGGGTTCCCATTTACTTgggaatagagaatccagaaatgtgTCTGTCTTGTGAGGACATTGAAGGGCAGCCCACATTGCAACTGAAG GAGGAGAAGATCTTGCGTCTGTACAATGAAGTGGAGCCCGTGGATCCCTTCCTCTTCTACCGCTTTGAGATTGGCAGTACCTCCACCTTTGAGTCTGTGGCCTTCCCTGGCTGGTTTATTGCCTCCTCTGACAGAGGCCACCCCATCTTCCTCACTTCACACCAGGGGGAAAATAATGTTAACTTCAATTTAAGTATCAATGCTTGA